In Cottoperca gobio chromosome 1, fCotGob3.1, whole genome shotgun sequence, a genomic segment contains:
- the LOC115009742 gene encoding volume-regulated anion channel subunit LRRC8C isoform X2: MIPVGEFKNFGVDQNSKYRVLKPWWDVFSEYLCVAMLMLGVFGCTLQLTQDKIACLPSHFTSPTPEAIDCSYIRTYRENVTSQHTLVRSAKPIIQEVSGRKNNLDIHQYVFVNHYCYERFVHWYAKYFPYLVVIHTMIFMVASSFWFKFPGTSSKIDIFVTILGKCFDSPWTTRALSEVSEERGEEKLVNWRKNTISKDSTERRADDEETVVLLRSSSVKSNPEKKTQEPQSAPSVLDKKEGEQAKALFEKVKKFRTHVEEADILYVMYVLQTSLKVFKFLLIIIYTAVLVPNIEIVVRCYVPPELTGFDIYCCNHNKAHLFSKLAYCYICFVGVFGILCIYTLYWQFHRPLKVYSFEQVRLETGINDIPDVKNDFAFLLHLVDQYDALYSKRFAVFLSEVSESHLYQLNLNHEWTAKKLRARLARNTNNRLELHLLMLPGLPDTVFEITEVESLKLEQVKNVTIPASVAKMESLQELTLIFCPAKLQLPALTHLKAHLKVLCLDFESLEEVPMWMYTLHSLEELHLNGPLNNEVSKSATLDSLRELRALRVLALRSNLTKIPPSIVDVALQLERLCIYNEGVKIQAFSSLKKLTNIVSLELVGCELERIPSAVFSLNNLQELDLKENKLSTVEEILSLQHCHRLVTLKLWHNKITYIPDHISKLHTLETLDLSWNRLRKLPSRLFYCTKLRHLDVSHNQLTSLPPEVGILQGLQYFSAAFNSLEMLPDELFSCKRLKTLALGNNCLSMLSSRVANLVQLVRLEIKGNRLESLPVEIGECPLLNLIAEDNLLDLLPSEVRSRLTAG; encoded by the exons ATGATCCCAGTGGGTGAATTCAAAAACTTTGGCGTAGACCAGAACTCAAAGTATCGGGTCCTGAAGCCGTGGTGGGATGTTTTCTCAGAGTACCTGTGCGTTGCTATGCTTATGCTTGGAGTCTTTGGGTGCACCTTGCAG CTCACCCAAGACAAGATTGCGTGCCTGCCCAGCCACTTCACCAGCCCGACGCCTGAAGCGATAGACTGCAGCTACATCCGGACCTACAGGGAGAACGTGACTTCGCAGCACACGCTGGTCAGATCTGCGAAGCCCATCATCCAAGAAGTGTCGGGTCGCAAGAACAACCTGGACATCCACCAGTACGTGTTTGTCAACCACTACTGCTACGAGAGGTTTGTCCACTGGTACGCAAAGTACTTCCCGTACCTCGTTGTGATCCACACGATGATCTTCATGGTAGCGAGCAGCTTCTGGTTCAAGTTCCCCGGGACGTCTTCCAAAATTGACATATTTGTTACCATCCTTGGGAAGTGCTTTGATTCTCCCTGGACCACGAGGGCCCTGAGTGAGGTTtctgaggaaagaggagaggagaaactgGTCAATTggaggaaaaacacaatttcaaaaGATTCCACAGAGCGACGAGCAGATGATGAGGAGACCGTGGTGCTTCTTCGCTCCTCTTCTGTCAAGTCTAATCCAGAAAAGAAAACCCAGGAGCCTCAATCGGCCCCCTCCGTGTTGGATaagaaggaaggagagcagGCCAAAGCTCTGTTTGAAAAGGTGAAGAAGTTCAGAACTCATGTAGAGGAAGCAGACATCTTGTATGTCATGTATGTGCTACAAACATCCCTGAAAGTCTTCAAGTTCCTGTTAATCATTATCTACACTGCGGTGCTGGTACCGAACATTGAGATCGTAGTGCGCTGTTATGTTCCTCCTGAGCTGACTGGTTTTGATATCTATTGCTGTAACCACAACAAAGCCCATCTTTTCTCCAAGCTTGCCTACTGCTATATCTGCTTTGTGGGTGTGTTTGGGATTCTCTGCATATACACCCTCTACTGGCAGTTTCATAGACCTCTGAAGGTGTACTCCTTTGAGCAGGTCCGCCTGGAGACGGGCATTAACGACATACCGGACGTGAAGAATGACTTTGCGTTCCTCCTGCACCTTGTGGACCAATATGATGCTCTGTACTCTAAAAGATttgctgtctttctgtctgagGTCAGCGAGAGCCATCTCTATCAGCTCAACCTCAACCACGAGTGGACTGCCAAAAAGCTGCGAGCCCGCCTCGCCAGGAATACCAATAACCGGTTGGAGCTCCACCTGTTAATGTTGCCGGGGCTTCCCGACACAGTTTTTGAGATTACTGAAGTGGAATCGCTCAAACTGGAGCAAGTTAAAAATGTCACCATCCCAGCTAGTGTGGCAAAGATGGAGTCTCTTCAGGAGTTAACGCTGATCTTCTGCCCTGCAAAGCTCCAGCTGCCTGCTCTGACCCACCTCAAGGCACATTTAAAGGTCCTGTGTCTAGATTTTGAAAGTTTAGAAGAGGTTCCTATGTGGATGTACACCCTGCATAGCTTGGAGGAGTTACATCTGAATGGTCCTTTAAACAATGAGGTGTCCAAAAGCGCCACTCTGGACTCCCTTCGAGAGCTTAGAGCTCTGAGAGTCCTCGCGCTCCGCTCCAACCTCACTAAGATCCCACCCAGCATAGTGGATGTTGCATTGCAGCTGGAGCGGTTGTGCATCTACAATGAAGGTGTCAAGATCCAAGCTTTTAGCAGCCTGAAGAAGTTAACCAACATAGTCTCGCTGGAGTTAGTGGGCTGCGAGTTGGAGCGCATCCCAAGTGCTGTCTTCAGCTTGAACAATCTGCAGGAGTTGGACCTGAAGGAAAACAAACTTTCCACTGTGGAGGAGATTCTCAGCTTGCAGCACTGCCACCGTTTAGTGACACTTAAACTGTGGCACAACAAAATCACTTACATCCCTGATCATATTAGTAAGCTGCACACCCTGGAGACGCTGGACCTTAGCTGGAACAGGCTACGAAAGCTTCCCTCTCGGCTCTTTTATTGCACCAAGCTCAGGCACCTTGATGTCTCCCACAACCAGCTCACCTCTCTTCCTCCGGAGGTGGGCATCCTGCAGGGCCTCCAGTACTTCTCTGCTGCGTTCAACTCTTTAGAGATGCTGCCAGATGAGCTTTTCTCCTGTAAAAGGCTAAAGACGTTGGCTCTTGGAAACAACTGCCTGTCGATGCTTAGCTCCAGAGTGGCCAACCTGGTCCAGCTAGTGCGGCTGGAGATTAAAGGGAACCGTCTGGAGTCTCTACCTGTTGAGATAGGGGAATGTCCCCTGCTAAATCTGATAGCGGAGGACAACCTGCTGGATCTGCTGCCATCAGAAGTACGCAGCAGGTTGACAGCTGGCTGA
- the cdkn2d gene encoding cyclin-dependent kinase 4 inhibitor D translates to MVLSQMDAGKALTAAAAKGNTSEVQRILEECRLHPDTLNDFGRTALQVMMMGNSKVASLLLEKGADPNIQDKHGIAPVHDAARTGFVDTLQVLVEYGASVNIPDQRGALPIHIAIREGHRDVVEFLAPLSDLKHANISGQTAIDVARASCVPDMIDLLFSHIHS, encoded by the exons ATGGTCCTGAGTCAGATGGATGCCGGTAAAGCTTTGACTGCGGCAGCAGCCAAAGGGAATACAAGCGAGGTTCAGAGGATCCTGGAGGAATGCAGATTGCATCCTGATACTCTTAATGATTTTGGCAGGACTGCGCTACAG GTGATGATGATGGGAAACTCCAAGGTCGCCAGTTTGCTATTGGAAAAAGGAGCAGACCCCAACATCCAGGACAAACATGGGATAGCTCCTGTCCATGATGCAGCCCGAACAGGTTTTGTAGACACTTTGCAGGTTCTGGTGGAGTACGGTGCTTCAGTAAACATCCCGGACCAGAGGGGCGCCCTGCCTATCCATATTGCCATCCGGGAAGGCCACCGTGATGTTGTGGAGTTCTTGGCACCGCTGTCCGACCTGAAGCACGCCAACATCAGCGGTCAGACAGCGATAGATGTGGCCCGAGCTTCATGTGTGCCTGATATGATTGACTTACTTTTCTCTCACATTCATAGTTAG
- the ap1m2 gene encoding AP-1 complex subunit mu-2, producing MSASAIFVLDLKGKVLICRNYKGDVNMAEIDHFLPLLMQHEEEGLLCPVLSRGNVHFMWIKHSNLYLVATTNKNSNASLVYSFLYKLVEVFTEYFKELEEESIQDNFVVVYELLDELMDFGFPQTTDSKILQEYITQEGAKLEVAKSKVPTTVTNAVSWRSEGIKYKKNEVFIDVIESINVLVNANGSVMSSDIVGSIKLKTMLSGMPELRLGLNDRVLFALTGRDKGKTVVMEDVKFHQCVRLSRFDSDRTISFIPPDGESELMSYRINTHVKPLIWIESVIEKFSHSRVEIMVKAKGQFKKQSVANNVEVRVPVPSDADSPKFKTSTGQAKYVPEKNMVVWTIKSFPGGKEFLMRAHFGLPSVENNELEGKPPITVKFEIPYFTVSGIQVRYMKIIEKSGYQALPWVRYITQSGDYQLRTNV from the exons ATGTCTGCCTCGGCTATATTTGTGCTGGACCTGAAGGGGAAG GTGTTGATTTGTCGGAACTACAAAGGCGATGTGAACATGGCGGAGATCGACCACTTCCTGCCTTTACTCATGCAACATGAAGAGGAAGGGCTTCTCTGTCCTGTACTGTCACGCGGCAATGTCCACTTCATGTGGATCAAACACAGCAACCTGTACC TGGTGGCCACTACGAACAAGAACTCCAACGCCTCCCTTGTGTACTCATTTCTATACAAACTAGTGGAg GTGTTCACAGAGTACTTcaaagagctggaggaggagagcatTCAGGATAATTTTGTGGTTGTCTACGAGCTGCTGGATGAGCTGATGGACTTTGGATTCCCTCAGACTACAGACAGCAAGATCCTACAAGA ATACATTACTCAGGAAGGTGCCAAGCTCGAGGTGGCAAAGTCCAAGGTGCCGACCACCGTCACCAACGCCGTCTCCTGGAGGTCAGAAGGTATTAAATATAAGAAGAACGAGGTCTTTATTGATGTCATCGAGTCCATCAACGTACTG GTGAATGCCAATGGTAGTGTGATGAGCAGCGACATTGTGGGCAGCATCAAGCTGAAAACAATGCTCTCTGGGATGCCTGAACTGAGGCTGGGCCTCAACGATAGAGTCCTCTTTGCTCTTACTGGAC GTGACAAGGGAAAGACGGTGGTGATGGAGGATGTGAAGTTCCACCAGTGTGTCCGTCTCTCACGCTTTGACAGTGATCGAACAATCTCCTTCATTCCTCCAGATGGGGAGTCTGAACTCATGTCTTACCGCATCAATACCCAT GTGAAGCCTCTGATATGGATTGAATCAGTCATAGAGAAATTCTCTCACAGTAGAGTGGAAATCATGGTTAAG GCAAAGggacaatttaaaaaacagtcTGTGGCAAATAATGTGGAAGTGAGGGTCCCCGTCCCCAGTGATGCTGACTCCCCCAAGTTCAAAACCAGCACAGGCCAAGCCAAATATGTGCCTGAGAAGAACATGGTGGTGTGGACCATCAAGTCTTTCCCT GGAGGTAAAGAGTTTCTAATGAGAGCTCATTTTGGTCTGCCCAGTGTGGAGAACAATGAGCTCGAGGGAAAACCTCCCATTACCGTCAAATTTGAAATCCCATACTTCACAGTCTCAGgaatacag GTGCGATATATGAAGATCATTGAGAAAAGTGGTTACCAGGCTTTACCGTGGGTCCGGTACATTACACAGAGTGGAG ACTACCAGCTGAGGACCAATGTGTAA
- the LOC115009742 gene encoding volume-regulated anion channel subunit LRRC8C isoform X1: MIPVGEFKNFGVDQNSKYRVLKPWWDVFSEYLCVAMLMLGVFGCTLQLTQDKIACLPSHFTSPTPEAIDCSYIRTYRENVTSQHTLVRSAKPIIQEVSGRKNNLDIHQYVFVNHYCYERFVHWYAKYFPYLVVIHTMIFMVASSFWFKFPGTSSKIDIFVTILGKCFDSPWTTRALSEVSEERGEEKLVNWRKNTISKDSTERRADDEETVVLLRSSSVKSNPEKKTQEPQSAPSVLDKKEGEQAKALFEKVKKFRTHVEEADILYVMYVLQTSLKVFKFLLIIIYTAVLVPNIEIVVRCYVPPELTGFDIYCCNHNKAHLFSKLAYCYICFVGVFGILCIYTLYWQFHRPLKVYSFEQVRLETGINDIPDVKNDFAFLLHLVDQYDALYSKRFAVFLSEVSESHLYQLNLNHEWTAKKLRARLARNTNNRLELHLLMLPGLPDTVFEITEVESLKLEQVKNVTIPASVAKMESLQELTLIFCPAKLQLPALTHLKAHLKVLCLDFESLEEVPMWMYTLHSLEELHLNGPLNNEVSKSATLDSLRELRALRVLALRSNLTKIPPSIVDVALQLERLCIYNEGVKIQAFSSLKKLTNIVSLELVGCELERIPSAVFSLNNLQELDLKENKLSTVEEILSLQHCHRLVTLKLWHNKITYIPDHISKLHTLETLDLSWNRLRKLPSRLFYCTKLRHLDVSHNQLTSLPPEVGILQGLQYFSAAFNSLEMLPDELFSCKRLKTLALGNNCLSMLSSRVANLVQLVRLEIKGNRLESLPVEIGECPLLNLIAEDNLLDLLPSEVSYSTKKCFPQCGGSSCSLSDTKQVEGGKAFQWQNKRYSSLCLHIQSNGEKPEVIHGITNQKSSQHDIRCAENDTIINKEKINPLSLKCLLDE, translated from the exons ATGATCCCAGTGGGTGAATTCAAAAACTTTGGCGTAGACCAGAACTCAAAGTATCGGGTCCTGAAGCCGTGGTGGGATGTTTTCTCAGAGTACCTGTGCGTTGCTATGCTTATGCTTGGAGTCTTTGGGTGCACCTTGCAG CTCACCCAAGACAAGATTGCGTGCCTGCCCAGCCACTTCACCAGCCCGACGCCTGAAGCGATAGACTGCAGCTACATCCGGACCTACAGGGAGAACGTGACTTCGCAGCACACGCTGGTCAGATCTGCGAAGCCCATCATCCAAGAAGTGTCGGGTCGCAAGAACAACCTGGACATCCACCAGTACGTGTTTGTCAACCACTACTGCTACGAGAGGTTTGTCCACTGGTACGCAAAGTACTTCCCGTACCTCGTTGTGATCCACACGATGATCTTCATGGTAGCGAGCAGCTTCTGGTTCAAGTTCCCCGGGACGTCTTCCAAAATTGACATATTTGTTACCATCCTTGGGAAGTGCTTTGATTCTCCCTGGACCACGAGGGCCCTGAGTGAGGTTtctgaggaaagaggagaggagaaactgGTCAATTggaggaaaaacacaatttcaaaaGATTCCACAGAGCGACGAGCAGATGATGAGGAGACCGTGGTGCTTCTTCGCTCCTCTTCTGTCAAGTCTAATCCAGAAAAGAAAACCCAGGAGCCTCAATCGGCCCCCTCCGTGTTGGATaagaaggaaggagagcagGCCAAAGCTCTGTTTGAAAAGGTGAAGAAGTTCAGAACTCATGTAGAGGAAGCAGACATCTTGTATGTCATGTATGTGCTACAAACATCCCTGAAAGTCTTCAAGTTCCTGTTAATCATTATCTACACTGCGGTGCTGGTACCGAACATTGAGATCGTAGTGCGCTGTTATGTTCCTCCTGAGCTGACTGGTTTTGATATCTATTGCTGTAACCACAACAAAGCCCATCTTTTCTCCAAGCTTGCCTACTGCTATATCTGCTTTGTGGGTGTGTTTGGGATTCTCTGCATATACACCCTCTACTGGCAGTTTCATAGACCTCTGAAGGTGTACTCCTTTGAGCAGGTCCGCCTGGAGACGGGCATTAACGACATACCGGACGTGAAGAATGACTTTGCGTTCCTCCTGCACCTTGTGGACCAATATGATGCTCTGTACTCTAAAAGATttgctgtctttctgtctgagGTCAGCGAGAGCCATCTCTATCAGCTCAACCTCAACCACGAGTGGACTGCCAAAAAGCTGCGAGCCCGCCTCGCCAGGAATACCAATAACCGGTTGGAGCTCCACCTGTTAATGTTGCCGGGGCTTCCCGACACAGTTTTTGAGATTACTGAAGTGGAATCGCTCAAACTGGAGCAAGTTAAAAATGTCACCATCCCAGCTAGTGTGGCAAAGATGGAGTCTCTTCAGGAGTTAACGCTGATCTTCTGCCCTGCAAAGCTCCAGCTGCCTGCTCTGACCCACCTCAAGGCACATTTAAAGGTCCTGTGTCTAGATTTTGAAAGTTTAGAAGAGGTTCCTATGTGGATGTACACCCTGCATAGCTTGGAGGAGTTACATCTGAATGGTCCTTTAAACAATGAGGTGTCCAAAAGCGCCACTCTGGACTCCCTTCGAGAGCTTAGAGCTCTGAGAGTCCTCGCGCTCCGCTCCAACCTCACTAAGATCCCACCCAGCATAGTGGATGTTGCATTGCAGCTGGAGCGGTTGTGCATCTACAATGAAGGTGTCAAGATCCAAGCTTTTAGCAGCCTGAAGAAGTTAACCAACATAGTCTCGCTGGAGTTAGTGGGCTGCGAGTTGGAGCGCATCCCAAGTGCTGTCTTCAGCTTGAACAATCTGCAGGAGTTGGACCTGAAGGAAAACAAACTTTCCACTGTGGAGGAGATTCTCAGCTTGCAGCACTGCCACCGTTTAGTGACACTTAAACTGTGGCACAACAAAATCACTTACATCCCTGATCATATTAGTAAGCTGCACACCCTGGAGACGCTGGACCTTAGCTGGAACAGGCTACGAAAGCTTCCCTCTCGGCTCTTTTATTGCACCAAGCTCAGGCACCTTGATGTCTCCCACAACCAGCTCACCTCTCTTCCTCCGGAGGTGGGCATCCTGCAGGGCCTCCAGTACTTCTCTGCTGCGTTCAACTCTTTAGAGATGCTGCCAGATGAGCTTTTCTCCTGTAAAAGGCTAAAGACGTTGGCTCTTGGAAACAACTGCCTGTCGATGCTTAGCTCCAGAGTGGCCAACCTGGTCCAGCTAGTGCGGCTGGAGATTAAAGGGAACCGTCTGGAGTCTCTACCTGTTGAGATAGGGGAATGTCCCCTGCTAAATCTGATAGCGGAGGACAACCTGCTGGATCTGCTGCCATCAGAA GTTTCGTACAGCACGAAGAAGTGTTTCCCACAGTGTGGCGGCTCAAGTTGCTCCCTTTCAGACACTAAACAAGTGGAGGGAGGAAAAGCCTTTCAGTGGCAGAATAAAAGGTATTCATCTCTCTGTTTACATATTCAGTCAAATGGAGAGAAGCCTGAAGTAATACATGGGATCACGAATCAGAAGTCAAGTCAGCATGACATTCGGTGTGCAGAAAATGATACAATAATtaacaaagagaagataaatccactgtctttaaaatgtcttttggATGAGTAA